AAATACAATTTATTGTTGTTGGAGACGAATCATTATCTTTAACCCACGTTCTTAACTATCCAAATCCGTTTTCAACTTACACACAATTTTGGTTTTCGCACAACAGACCTTATGAACCCTTAGAAGTTCAGGTACAGGTTATGACTATTACCGGAAAAGTAGTCTGGACCAAAAATCAGATTATCACCACCGAAGGGTTTCTTTCCAGAGAAATAACATGGGACGGAAGAGATGATTTTGGGGACCGGATAGGCAAAGGAGTTTACATTTATAAACTCACCGTTAAATCAAATTTAACAAATAAAAAAGCAGAAAAATACGAAAAGCTTGTCATCTTATAATAATATATATATTTGCAACATAAATACCATTAGTCCCAAAAATGAAAAAATTATCACTTTTATTAATTTGTTTACTAGTTATTTCTTTCGCAAAAGCCCAAGACATTGAGCGCCCAATCACAACCGGAGTTCCATTTTTATTAGTAGCAGCTGATGCGAGAGCTGCAGGTTTAGCAGATCAGGGTGTCGCAACTTCTGCAGACGTTTTCTCCCAGCAATGGAATCCTGCCAAATATGCATTCTCAATAGACAAGCAAGGTCTTTCAATCAGCTATACTCCGTATTTAACAGATTTGGCAAATGATATTTCTCTTGGTCAATTAACGTATTATAACAAAATAAACGAACGAAGTGCTTTCGCAGGAAGTTTTCGTTATTTTGGTTTTGGAGACATTGAGTTAAGAAGAACCGGAGATCCAAATGAAGTTCCTAATATTGTATCTCCAAACGAGTTTGCTCTGGACGGATCTTATTCATTAAAATTAAGCGAAACATTTTCTATGGCGGTTGCAGCGAGATATATTCGTTCTAACTTAAAAGTAGCCTCAGAAGATGTAGACGCTACCGCTGCTAAATCATTTGCAGTTGACGTTGCCGGTTTTTATCAATCTGAAGAAATCGCTTACAATGACTTCAACGGAAGATGGAGAGGTGGTTTTAATATTCAGAATTTAGGACCAAAAATCAGCTACGACAATGACGATTTAAGCTCCAATTTTTTACCTGCTAATTTACGAGTAGGTGGAGGCTTTGACTTTATCTTAGACGACTACAATAAAATTGGTGTTAGCCTTGAATTCACAAAATTATTAGTTCCAACACCTCCGGGAATAGGAACACCTGTTGACACAAACGGAGACGGAGATTTTACAGATCCGGAAGATATTACACAAGAAGAAGCCACTACAATTAGCTACAACAAATACAATGATATCGGCTGGGTAGAAGGAGTTTTTAAATCTTTTACAGATGCACCAGGCGGATTTAGCGAAGAATTAAAAGAAGTAACCTATAGTTTAGCCGGAGAATACACCTATCAGGATGCATTCTCAGTAAGAGCAGGATATTTCCACGAGAGCCCTCAAAAAGGAGCCAGACAATTCTTTTCTTTAGGGGCTGGTTTCAAGTACAATATCGTAAAAGTTGACGTTTCCTATTTATTCTCAACTTCAAAAGTTAAAAATCCGTTAGAAAACACCCTTCGTTTTTCTTTAACGTTTAACTTTGGCGACAAATACGAAGAATATTAAAAAGACCAAATAAAAAAACATATAACAATCCAAATTTCTAATTTTTTAGGAATTTGGATTTTTTTTCCCTTAAAAACAATGAAAGAAATCAGCATTACATCATCCTTTAATGTATATAACAGCATAGAAGAACTCTCAGAAGAAATTCAAAATTTAATGCAGCAGGCTATTGAAATTCGTAAAAAAGCATATGCACCTTATTCTCAATTTAGAGTTGGAGCCGCTTTATTACTGGATAATGGCAAAATAATTTTAGGTTCAAATCAGGAAAATGCAGCATATCCATCGGGATTATGTGCAGAACGCGTAGCAATTTTTCATGCCGGAAGTATTTATCCGGAAGCCAAAATACTAAAAATAGCGATTACTGCAGCTTCAGACACGAATCAGACTACAGCGCCAATTCCACCTTGTGGCTCTTGCCGTCAGTCAATTGCAGAATACGAAATTAAACAAGACACCCCTATCGAAATTTATTTTATGGGAGAAATTGGTGAAGTTTATAAATCGGCATCCCTAAAAAATTTGCTTCCTTTTATGTTTGACAAAAAGTTCTTGTAAAAAAAAGCCAAAAAGTATCGTTTAAATTTTAGTTCTTAAATGTAATGTCTTATTTTTGCATCCCGACCTTTCGGGCGCAAATTTGTGGGAGGAAACTATTTTGCGTTATAGGCAACAATTGATAACACAAACAAACTTTAGCAAAAGAAAGAATTCAGATGAAAGAAGTTACAAAAGAAGTATATTTAAAGTGGTACGAAGACATGCTACTTTGGAGAAAGTTTGAAGACAAACTTGCAGCATTATACATTCAACAAAAAGTTAGAGGTTTTTTACACCTATATAATGGTCAGGAAGCTGTATTAGCGGGCGCTTTGCACGCTATGGATCTGACTAAAGATAAAATGATTACTGCTTACAGAAATCACGTTCAGCCAATTGGTATGGGAGTTGACCCTAGAAATGTAATGGCAGAACTTTTAGGAAAAGTTACAGGAACTTCTAAAGGTATGGGAGGTTCTATGCACATTTTCTCTAAAGAACACCGTTTTTACGGAGGTCACGGTATTGTTGGTGGACAAATTCCAGTTGGAGCTGGTTTAGCTTTTGCTGATAAATATTTCAACACTGGCGGTGTTACTATGACTTACTTTGGTGATGGTGCTGCTAGACAAGGTTCTCTTCACGAAGCTTTCAATATGGCCATGTTATGGAAACTTCCAGTTGTATTTATCGTTGAAAACAACGGTTATGCAATGGGAACTTCTGTAGAAAGAACCGCAAACCACACTGACATCTGGAAATTAGGTTTAGGTTATGAAATGCCTTGCGGACCTGTTGACGGAATGAACCCTGTAAAAGTTGCTGAAGCAATGCACGAAGCGATCGAAAGAGCGCGTCGTGGAGACGGACCAACTTTCCTTGAAATGAAAACGTACCGATACAGAGGACATTCTATGTCTGATGCACAATTATACCGTTCAAAAGAAGAGGTTGAAGAGTACAAAAAAATCGACCCTATTACTCAGGTTCTTGATGTAATCCTGGATCAAAAATATGCTACAGAAGAAGAAATTGAAGTAATTGACCAAAGAGTTAAAGACTTGGTTGAAGAATGTCAAAAATTCGCTGAAGAATCTCCATATCCAGACTTACAGCAATTATACGATGTAGTATACGCACAAGAAGACTATCCATTTACACCTCATAAACTATAACATCATGGCGATTAAAGTAACAATGCCTCGTTTGAGCGATACTATGACGGAAGGAACGGTAGCGACTTGGTTAAAAAAAGTAGGCGACAAAATCAGCGAAGGAGATATCCTTGCTGAAATTGAAACAGACAAAGCAACGATGGAGTTCGAATCTTTTAACGAAGGAACTCTTTTACATATCGGAATTCAGGCTGGAGAAACTGCTCCTGTTGATTCATTATTGGCCATCATTGGTAAAGAAGGAGAAGATATTTCTGCTCTTTTAGCTGGTGGTGACGCTCCTGCCGAAGCACCAAAAGCGGATGCTCCTGCTGCAGAAGCAAAAACAGAAACTGCTGCTCCAAAAGCTGCAGCTGAATTACCAAAAGGTGTTATTGTTGTAACCATGCCTCGTTTGAGTGATACAATGACAGAAGGTACAGTAGCAAGCTGGCTAAAAAAAGTTGGCGATACTGTAGCTGAGGGTGATATTTTAGCCGAAATTGAAACAGACAAAGCTACTATGGAGTTTGAGTCTTTCAATGCCGGAACATTATTATACATCGGAATTCAGGAAGGAAGCACTGCTCCTGTTGATAGCTTATTAGCTATTATTGGACCTGCAGGAACTGACATTTCAGGAATTGCCGATAACTTTACTGCCGGAGGTGCTGCAACTGCAAGCGCCCCTGCACAAGAAACCAAAGCTGCTCCTGCTGCTGAAAAAGCAACAGAAACTGTAGCTGATAATTCAAACGGAAGAGTTTTAGCTTCTCCATTAGCTAAGAAAATTGCATCTGACAAAGGAATCCAATTATCACAAGTTAAAGGATCTGGAGAAAACGGACGTATCGTAAAAAGCGATATCGAAAACTTTACTCCATCTGCACAAGCACAACAACCAGCTGCAACTACAACTGCTGCTGCGCCAAAAACTGAAACTGCCGCTCCTGCTGCACCAAAAGTTTTTGTTCCTGCCGGAGAAGTGTTTACAGAAGAGATCAAAAACTCTCAAATGCGTAAAATCATTGCTAAGCGTCTTGCAGAGTCTTTATTTACAGCTCCTCATTACAACTTAGTAATCGAAGTAAGCATGGATGAAGCAATGCAGGCAAGAGCTGCCATCAATAGCGTTCCGGATACAAAAGTATCTTTCAACGATATGGTAATCAAAGCTTGTGCTTTAGCATTGAAAAAACATCCAAAAATTAACTCTACCTGGAAAGAAGACGCTATCATCATCAACCACCACGTAAATATTGGTGTTGCTGTAGCTGTTGAAGACGGATTAGTAGTTCCTGTATTGAAATTTACAGATGCTATGAGTTTATCTCAAATTGGCGGAAGCGTAAGAGACCTTGCCGGAAGAGCTAAAAACAAAAAATTAGGACCACAAGAAATGGAAGGAAGCACATTTACAGTTTCTAACCTTGGAATGTTTGGTATCACTGAATTTAATTCAATTATCAACCAGCCAAACTCTGCAATCCTTTCTGTAGGTGCAATTGTTGAGAAACCAGTAGTTAAAAACGGTCAAATTGTAGTTGGAAACACAATGATGTTATCATTAGCTTGTGACCACAGAACAATTGATGGTGCAACTGGCGCTCAATTCTTACAAACTTTAAAACAATACATCGAAAGCCCAGTTACAATGTTGGCATAATTTCAAATTGTCAGCCTGAGCGAAGTCGAAGGTTATTATTCATAATTAAATCCCGTTTTGTTTATTCAAAACGGGATTTTTTGTTTAATTTTCATCCTCAAATTCAAAACCACACAAAATGAAGAAATTAATTCTTGTTACTTTATTTCTGACTGCTATTGCCTGCCAGAAAAAAGAGCAAACAGAAAAACCAACCAGCATTGTAGATGAACACAGCTATTCTAAACCAGAACTTGCTGTAGTTAAACACCTTGATCTTGATATTAAAGTTGATTTTGATACACAGACAATTTCAGGAAAAGCATCGTGGACAATTGACAATGTTAGCAAAGGAAATGAAATTATTTTCGACGAAAACACACTAAACATTACAAAAGTAACTTTAGGCGACGACGAAAAAGAAACAAAATTTGAACTTGGAAAAGATGTTGAATTTCATGGAAAACCACTTCACGTTACCATTGAACCAACTACAACTAAAGTAAACATTTACTACAGTACAACAAAAGATGCTATTGCATTACAATGGCTCACACCAGCTCAAACTGCAGATAAAAAGAAACCTTTTGTTTTTTCTCAGGGAGAAAGTATCTGGTCACGTACCTGGATTCCTTGTCAGGATTCACCGGGAATTCGTTTTACTTATAACGCAAAAGTTACCGTTCCTAAAGATTTATTGGCAGTAATGAGCGCAGTAAATCCACAGAAAAAAAATGATACCGGAGTTTATACTTTTAAACAAGACAAAGCAATTCCGTCTTATTTAATGGCAATTGCAGTTGGAGATATTGAATTTCAATCTATCGATAACAGAACCGGAGTTTATGCAGAACCTTCAATGCTAAAAAAATCGGCTTGGGAATTTGCAGAACTTGGAAAAATGGTTGTGGCAGCCGAAAAATTATACGGCCCATACCGTTGGGGACGTTACGATGTATTAGTTCTTCCACCGAGTTTCCCTTATGGCGGAATGGAAAATCCAAACCTAACTTTTTTAACTCCTGGTGTAATTGCAGGAGATCGCTCTTTAACAAGTTTACTGGCACATGAATTAGGACATAGCTGGAGCGGAAACTTAGTTACCAATGCAACCTGGGATGATATTTGGTTAAACGAAGGCTTTACAACTTACGTTGAACACAGAATTGGCGAAGAAATCTTCGGCGAAAAAGAATTCGAAATGCAAAATGTTATCACTCGTAAAGAATTACTTGATAACGTAGCCGAATATGGAGATACAAATCCGGACACCAGACTAAAAGTAAGTCTTACCGGAAGAAATCCTGACGACGGAATCAGTATGATACCTTATGTAAAAGGATATGCCTTTTTAAGAGTTATCGAAAATGCCGTAGGACGCGAGAAATTTGATTCGTTTATCAAAAACTATTTCGATTCGCACGCCTTCAAATCAATTACAACAGAAGACTTTGTTAAATACATCAATGAAAACCTTATTAAAGACGACAAAGTTTTAGCTGATAAAATCAAATTAGAAGACTGGATTTACAAACCGGGAATCCCATCAAATATAACTCCGGTAAGTTCCGCAGATTTTGATGCCATTGATAAAATCCAAAAAAGCTGGAGAGAAACTGGCGTACAAGGATTAAGCAAAAAAATCACAACAACTACAGAAAAACAACATTTTATAGATCATCTTCCAGCAGATATTACAGTAAAAGAAATGGAAGCTCTTGATAAAGAATTTAACTTTACAAATGGCGGTAATTTTATCATCAAACGTCAATGGTTTGTACAGGCAATTCGCCATCAATACAAAGCAGCAAATCCTGCAATTGAACAATTTTTAATAGGAAGCAGCAGGACCGGATCTGTAATGATGCTATATAAAGAAATGGTAAAAACACCAGAAGGAAAAGTTTGGGCAAACCAAATTTTTGATAAAGCAAAATCTGGTTACCACGCTACAACTATTCAAGATATCAAAGGCACTTTAAAATAGTTTTTAATTTCACATTAAAACTTAAAATCTCCAATTACAATTGTAATTGGAGATTTTTTTTCTTAAGACTAATGTTTAGTTTTTATTCTTAGCTTCAATCCATTTCGACATATACATGGTGCTCCTAAAAGCATGATGCTGCAATAAATTACCCATAAAATTATGCAGGCGATGCTCATCAGAATTCATCAATAAAGATTTTACTTTTATGATTAAATCATCAGCATAATTATTCTTCTGATAACATTCATTAATGATTACAACACCATTTTTCTGAGCTTGTTTCCAAAGATTTTCATCCTCATACAAGAGAACAGCCTGTTTTGCAAACTCTTGTATATCATCTGTAATAAAACCATTCCAGGGTAGATTTGCATGCATTGCTTCTGAACCAATAGATGTAGTAATACTTGGCGTTCCGCATTGCATAGCTTCTAATAATTTTCCTTTTAAACCAGCTCCAAAACGAATTGGCGCCAAAACAATTCGGGCATTTTTAACCACTTCTATTGCATTTGCCGCCCTTCCCATAATATAAAATCCATTCTTGGGCTGATGCAATTGCAAAACCTTTTGAGAAGGGTAAGCACCATAAACTTCTAAAACAGCTTCCGGCAATTGCTTTTTTATCAAAGGCCAAATTGTTTCTTTTAAATACTGAACTGTATTCCAATTAGGCTCATGAAGAAAATTACCTATAAAAACAAAATGCTTTCGTTCACTAAACAAAGGCAATTCCAAAAGATTTTTCTCTGACATTTCATCTACTAAAAATGGCAAATAATGCAATACAGCTGAATCAATTTTAAAGACATTTTTTAAAACTTCCATTTCAAATTCAGAAATCATAAAAGACAAATCACATCTTAAAACACTGGCAATTTCACGTTTAGCAACTTCTTCCGAAAGTAAATCTGTCAATTTAAAAACCCTGTTTTCTTTAAAAGCTTTTTGCCTCGCAGTTCGCAAACTATGTAAATCTTCTGTATCTAAAAGACGAATGGCTTTTGGGCATTTCTCAGTAACACGCCAGCCAAATTGTTCTTCGATCATAAAGCGATCAAATAAAACAACATCAGGATTTAATTCGACTATAAAATCATCAAAAGTTGAACTATTTAAAGCTATGTTCTTTTTTTCGACTCCAAACGCGTTTAAATCAACCATGAAATCACTATCCAGAGCCGGACTTGCAAATGTAATTTCAAATCCGTCTTTTTTAAAAATAGAGATCAATTGCATCATTCTGCTTCCTGCAGCCGATGAATTTGGTTCCGGCCATACAAAACCGATAATTAAAAGTTTTTTTATTTGATTCATAATCTTTGTTTCATATTACAAAATAATACTTTTTCCGCGGATTTGCACCCAATTTTCAGAGATTCGGTCGTAAAAAATCACTAATTTTGCAAAATCTAAATTCTGTGAAATTATGTTAGGACTAAAATTAGCTACGGACCCACGCTGGGTAAATATTGTTGAATCGAATATCGAAGAAATATTAACGGATCATGCCTGGTGTGAACAAAAAGCGGCTTCAAATGCAATTAGTTTAGTCACATACAACTCCGAATTAGAGGAATTAGTTACCGAAATGCTTGTTATTGCAAGAGAAGAATTAGAGCATTTACAAATGGTTCACGACATTATCAAGAAAAGAGGCCTGACGCTTGGGCGTGAAAGAAAAGATCATTATGTGAATGAACTTTTTAAATTCATGAAGAAAGACGGAAGCCGAAAAGACGCCCTTTGTGATCGTTTGTTATTCTCGGCCATGATTGAAGCCCGAAGCTGTGAGCGTTTCAAAGTCCTTTCAGAAAATATAAAAGACGAAGAATTAGCCAAATTCTACAGAGATTTAATGATTTCAGAAGCCGGACACTATACTACTTTTTTAGGCTTTGCAAGAAAATATACAGACAATATAGATATAGACAAACGTTGGAAAGAATGGATCGAATATGAAGGTTCAATCATTACCAATTATGGAAAAAAAGAAACTGTACACGGATAGTCTACAGTTTCTTTTTCTTTAAAACATGTTCTCCTTTTAAATATCACAACGTATAGCACTTTTTTTATGTCAAAAAACAAAACAAAATCCGTCTTGTTAAAAATAGCAAAATACACAGGAATTACTCTTGCTGTACTTATTGCCTTATTATTTTTAACACCTGTTATTTTTGCTGATAAAATTAAAGAACAAATTAAGAAAACAGCAAATGAAAAACTTAGTGCAGAACTAAATTATTCTGATGTTTCTGTCTCATTTTTTCACCACTTCCCTTCCCTGACTTTAACACTGGACAACTTAAGTCTTAACGGATCTGCGCCTTATACAAACGAAAAATTCATTACAGCCAAAGAAGTTTCTTTTGGAATTAATATTGCCAGTTTAATCTTTAGCAAAGCCGTAAAAATTGATCAGATTTACTTGTCTGACTCTTTTATTAATGTAAAAGTAAATGCCAAAGGAGAAGCAAACTACAATATCTACAAATCTACTGCTAATGCAAAACCAGCGGACAGCACCGAAACCGCTTTAAAACTGGAGCGAATTGAGATTTTAAACAGTAAAATAATATATGATGATCTTTCTACCAAAGTACATTTTGATGCTTTTGGATTTGATTATTTAGGAAAAGGTGATTTAAACAAATCGATTTTTGACCTTTACTCTAAAGCCAAAATAGAAAAACTGAATCTGATTTACGAAGATGAACCCTATTTGATGAACAAAAAGGTAAATGCCGACTTAATCACAAAAGTAAATGTAAACTCATTATCCTTTTTCTTCCAGCAAAATGACCTGAAAATCAATCAGCTTTTAGTTGATTTTAAAGGGAAATTTGATTTCCTGAAAGATGGCTATAACATGGATTTTGTTATAAAATCCAACAACAGTAAGCTGTATGACGTTTTTACTGCTCTTCCTCCTAAATATATTACCTGGCTTTCTAAAACTGAATTAAAAGGAAACACAAACCTTCTTTTAACCTTAAAAGGAGATTATATTGCATCTCAGAATATTGCCCCTGAACTTGATCTTGATGTAAAAATCGACAGCGGATTTGTCAATTATAACAAAAGTGCTTTTCCGGTTTCGAACTTAAGTTTAGATGTTAAAACCAGGCTTCCGTCATTAAATCCGGATCTTGCCATTATTGATGCAAAAAACGTATCGCTTAATATAAATAAGGATTATTTAAAATCGAAATTCTACGTAAAAGGCATAAATACCCCGGAAATTAATGCTGATTTTAAAGCTAAAATTGATCTTGAAAAACTGACTAAAGCGTTAGGAATTCCTGAAATAGAATTAAAAGGAAATTTAGCAGGGGATATTAAAGCAAACGGAAAACTTGATCCAAAAAACAAGCTTCTTCCCGTTACAAATGGCTACATTAATTTAGAAAACGGATATTTAAAAACAAAATACTACCCAAATCCAATTACAAACATTATTGTAAAAGCTGATATTAATAATCCAAAGGGAACTTATGATGATTTGAAGATAAAACTAAAACCTGCTCAATTTACTTTTGAAGGAAAACCTGTTTTTGTAGATGCCGACCTGAGCAACTTTAATGATTTATCTTATGACATTAAGGCAAAAGGAGAATTGGATGTCAATAAAATTTATAGAGTTTTCTCTCAAAAAGGCCTTGATTTGGATGGTTTTGTAAAAGCAGATGTGGTTCTAAAAGGAAAACAAAGCGATGCCGAAAAAGGCAACTATAGCAAACTTCATAACAAAGGAACACTTGAATTGCGCAACATTGGCATTACATCAGAATATCTTCCTAAAAGATTCATTATTAAGGAAGGTGTTTTCAAAATCAATCAGGATAAAATGTATTTCAATAACTTTTTGGCTGCCTATGGTCAATCCGATTTTAAAATGAATGGTTATTTACAGAATGTTCTTAATTATGCTACAACCAACACTGGTGTTCTAAAAGGTTCGTTTAAGTCGTCATCAAGATATATAAATGTTGACGAATTCATGTCAAGCACTGATCCGAATACTTCTGTAACACAAAGTTCTGCTCCAAAAACAGAAGCAAAACAAACTGAAACAAAACAGACCGGAGTTATTATTATTCCGTCTAATCTGAATTTACAGTTTACAGCAAATG
The sequence above is drawn from the Flavobacterium sp. N2038 genome and encodes:
- a CDS encoding pyruvate dehydrogenase complex dihydrolipoamide acetyltransferase; the protein is MAIKVTMPRLSDTMTEGTVATWLKKVGDKISEGDILAEIETDKATMEFESFNEGTLLHIGIQAGETAPVDSLLAIIGKEGEDISALLAGGDAPAEAPKADAPAAEAKTETAAPKAAAELPKGVIVVTMPRLSDTMTEGTVASWLKKVGDTVAEGDILAEIETDKATMEFESFNAGTLLYIGIQEGSTAPVDSLLAIIGPAGTDISGIADNFTAGGAATASAPAQETKAAPAAEKATETVADNSNGRVLASPLAKKIASDKGIQLSQVKGSGENGRIVKSDIENFTPSAQAQQPAATTTAAAPKTETAAPAAPKVFVPAGEVFTEEIKNSQMRKIIAKRLAESLFTAPHYNLVIEVSMDEAMQARAAINSVPDTKVSFNDMVIKACALALKKHPKINSTWKEDAIIINHHVNIGVAVAVEDGLVVPVLKFTDAMSLSQIGGSVRDLAGRAKNKKLGPQEMEGSTFTVSNLGMFGITEFNSIINQPNSAILSVGAIVEKPVVKNGQIVVGNTMMLSLACDHRTIDGATGAQFLQTLKQYIESPVTMLA
- the porV gene encoding type IX secretion system outer membrane channel protein PorV, which translates into the protein MKKLSLLLICLLVISFAKAQDIERPITTGVPFLLVAADARAAGLADQGVATSADVFSQQWNPAKYAFSIDKQGLSISYTPYLTDLANDISLGQLTYYNKINERSAFAGSFRYFGFGDIELRRTGDPNEVPNIVSPNEFALDGSYSLKLSETFSMAVAARYIRSNLKVASEDVDATAAKSFAVDVAGFYQSEEIAYNDFNGRWRGGFNIQNLGPKISYDNDDLSSNFLPANLRVGGGFDFILDDYNKIGVSLEFTKLLVPTPPGIGTPVDTNGDGDFTDPEDITQEEATTISYNKYNDIGWVEGVFKSFTDAPGGFSEELKEVTYSLAGEYTYQDAFSVRAGYFHESPQKGARQFFSLGAGFKYNIVKVDVSYLFSTSKVKNPLENTLRFSLTFNFGDKYEEY
- a CDS encoding tRNA-(ms[2]io[6]A)-hydroxylase yields the protein MLGLKLATDPRWVNIVESNIEEILTDHAWCEQKAASNAISLVTYNSELEELVTEMLVIAREELEHLQMVHDIIKKRGLTLGRERKDHYVNELFKFMKKDGSRKDALCDRLLFSAMIEARSCERFKVLSENIKDEELAKFYRDLMISEAGHYTTFLGFARKYTDNIDIDKRWKEWIEYEGSIITNYGKKETVHG
- a CDS encoding AsmA-like C-terminal region-containing protein, which translates into the protein MLKIAKYTGITLAVLIALLFLTPVIFADKIKEQIKKTANEKLSAELNYSDVSVSFFHHFPSLTLTLDNLSLNGSAPYTNEKFITAKEVSFGINIASLIFSKAVKIDQIYLSDSFINVKVNAKGEANYNIYKSTANAKPADSTETALKLERIEILNSKIIYDDLSTKVHFDAFGFDYLGKGDLNKSIFDLYSKAKIEKLNLIYEDEPYLMNKKVNADLITKVNVNSLSFFFQQNDLKINQLLVDFKGKFDFLKDGYNMDFVIKSNNSKLYDVFTALPPKYITWLSKTELKGNTNLLLTLKGDYIASQNIAPELDLDVKIDSGFVNYNKSAFPVSNLSLDVKTRLPSLNPDLAIIDAKNVSLNINKDYLKSKFYVKGINTPEINADFKAKIDLEKLTKALGIPEIELKGNLAGDIKANGKLDPKNKLLPVTNGYINLENGYLKTKYYPNPITNIIVKADINNPKGTYDDLKIKLKPAQFTFEGKPVFVDADLSNFNDLSYDIKAKGELDVNKIYRVFSQKGLDLDGFVKADVVLKGKQSDAEKGNYSKLHNKGTLELRNIGITSEYLPKRFIIKEGVFKINQDKMYFNNFLAAYGQSDFKMNGYLQNVLNYATTNTGVLKGSFKSSSRYINVDEFMSSTDPNTSVTQSSAPKTEAKQTETKQTGVIIIPSNLNLQFTANAQKVSFDKLKLQNATGNLSMKNGKLNMQNTGFNLIGCNVTMNANYQAVTPKKANFDYAIKATDFDIKRAYNEIEVFRKMASAAEKAQGIVSLDYQLKGRLNANMEPVYPSLTGGGILSIKDVKVRGLKMFNAVSKETNSESMKNPDLSKVDIKTTIKNNIMTVERFKFKFAGFRPRIEGTTTLDGKLNLKMRLGLPPLGIFGIPLTVTGTQDNPKIKVGRKSQDLEETKDTEE
- the pdhA gene encoding pyruvate dehydrogenase (acetyl-transferring) E1 component subunit alpha, which produces MKEVTKEVYLKWYEDMLLWRKFEDKLAALYIQQKVRGFLHLYNGQEAVLAGALHAMDLTKDKMITAYRNHVQPIGMGVDPRNVMAELLGKVTGTSKGMGGSMHIFSKEHRFYGGHGIVGGQIPVGAGLAFADKYFNTGGVTMTYFGDGAARQGSLHEAFNMAMLWKLPVVFIVENNGYAMGTSVERTANHTDIWKLGLGYEMPCGPVDGMNPVKVAEAMHEAIERARRGDGPTFLEMKTYRYRGHSMSDAQLYRSKEEVEEYKKIDPITQVLDVILDQKYATEEEIEVIDQRVKDLVEECQKFAEESPYPDLQQLYDVVYAQEDYPFTPHKL
- a CDS encoding glycosyltransferase, translating into MNQIKKLLIIGFVWPEPNSSAAGSRMMQLISIFKKDGFEITFASPALDSDFMVDLNAFGVEKKNIALNSSTFDDFIVELNPDVVLFDRFMIEEQFGWRVTEKCPKAIRLLDTEDLHSLRTARQKAFKENRVFKLTDLLSEEVAKREIASVLRCDLSFMISEFEMEVLKNVFKIDSAVLHYLPFLVDEMSEKNLLELPLFSERKHFVFIGNFLHEPNWNTVQYLKETIWPLIKKQLPEAVLEVYGAYPSQKVLQLHQPKNGFYIMGRAANAIEVVKNARIVLAPIRFGAGLKGKLLEAMQCGTPSITTSIGSEAMHANLPWNGFITDDIQEFAKQAVLLYEDENLWKQAQKNGVVIINECYQKNNYADDLIIKVKSLLMNSDEHRLHNFMGNLLQHHAFRSTMYMSKWIEAKNKN
- the cdd gene encoding cytidine deaminase; amino-acid sequence: MKEISITSSFNVYNSIEELSEEIQNLMQQAIEIRKKAYAPYSQFRVGAALLLDNGKIILGSNQENAAYPSGLCAERVAIFHAGSIYPEAKILKIAITAASDTNQTTAPIPPCGSCRQSIAEYEIKQDTPIEIYFMGEIGEVYKSASLKNLLPFMFDKKFL
- a CDS encoding hydrolase/aminopeptidase; this translates as MKKLILVTLFLTAIACQKKEQTEKPTSIVDEHSYSKPELAVVKHLDLDIKVDFDTQTISGKASWTIDNVSKGNEIIFDENTLNITKVTLGDDEKETKFELGKDVEFHGKPLHVTIEPTTTKVNIYYSTTKDAIALQWLTPAQTADKKKPFVFSQGESIWSRTWIPCQDSPGIRFTYNAKVTVPKDLLAVMSAVNPQKKNDTGVYTFKQDKAIPSYLMAIAVGDIEFQSIDNRTGVYAEPSMLKKSAWEFAELGKMVVAAEKLYGPYRWGRYDVLVLPPSFPYGGMENPNLTFLTPGVIAGDRSLTSLLAHELGHSWSGNLVTNATWDDIWLNEGFTTYVEHRIGEEIFGEKEFEMQNVITRKELLDNVAEYGDTNPDTRLKVSLTGRNPDDGISMIPYVKGYAFLRVIENAVGREKFDSFIKNYFDSHAFKSITTEDFVKYINENLIKDDKVLADKIKLEDWIYKPGIPSNITPVSSADFDAIDKIQKSWRETGVQGLSKKITTTTEKQHFIDHLPADITVKEMEALDKEFNFTNGGNFIIKRQWFVQAIRHQYKAANPAIEQFLIGSSRTGSVMMLYKEMVKTPEGKVWANQIFDKAKSGYHATTIQDIKGTLK